The nucleotide sequence agtcgaagccgtcatctctttgcgtatacggaagtagcgacctgagctctcacggccctcgcaattaatcccctgacagatatcatctatggtatactcatctgtaagactgaatattgggatctagatacgggagtatattcaagtagtgggacacacggataagttagTTCTTAAGACATTTAACaacgtatctcgaaacagttgaactttgtgtaaaaatttgagtggataaacatactgacaatctaggtaaattgtttagaactgaaaatgaatcaagcttaacggtgttgttgacatgtctcaaatactgatatgatcctcttacacaaactcacaaaaatattgtttgtaaatatttcttttctgcgtttactttctttcagaaaatccaaaaagattttagtgtgttttagcataaattttgaaaaagtcaaaaagattttcgacaattgatattgaaaaactgattttcaaaattcagagtgctaaacatgacgagcAAAATTTAAGGGGGAGTGTGTAATTTGAatctaaaattttcaaaatctaagttttcaagtggttcatcatatgtGTTTTGTTCTGAGGGAGAGTGAGTGTTGGTGTATACCTTAATGTTTAAacttgtgaaatttattgtgaggcaGAGATTGTGCAGGCTGAGTTGAGCCAGGTTAATCGATCCTGAGTCCTGAGTAGATCAAGAGCCAAGTGACGATCTTGAATGTGCCAGGTTTCGATACTATGGACAAAGCTTGAGCCAGGATAATGATCATgtacctgtgaaagccagacaacaatcctgaagctgatgatgctgaagaactgaagaaatgccagcatatcgcaaaggggagtctgaagacaatctgaagagaaagagagtgaagcccagacgctgatcaagactgaagtttgagaagactcgacacgtgcgactcgtcaacatctgaggggcagtctgttagtgcactacatctgtcgactttgtcttgtatcgagtcttagattacattgtatagattagggcatgttttacgagaaaatcGGAAAGATTAGCGAGATAAGATGTTGATTTCGATCCTAAGGGTCTTTcaggtgatttcgcccgaaatcacattagctgatttcgctcctggtgTCTTGTGGTGTTTGGGGCGAAAGCAGGTGACCTATATATAGGTCATCCTGAGCGAAATCAAGTATTTgttgccttgtattccacgccgaagtgctgccgatgtgaagactgagtgtattcacgttctaatcaatacaatcagtgttaaaagtgaagaatcagctgtttctaagtcaattacttgttttccgcacctgtaattgatcaaagctcctctgaacgactcattcgggtcagcgtCACGATCCTAGAGTTCCAAGTCTTCACGTGATGATTATCTATTTTAAAAAAATGGCTGTACTTCTTTATTTTGGTCCACTGATGATCGACCCATGTGCAACCCACTATGGTTGCCTGTGCTTAGAAGTCCAACAAAATTCCTTTCCCACAATCCTATGTTGGATGCCATGTGATGATGATTACGATGGATGAGATAATTTATGAAGAGTAATTGATGATTATTAACCAACCCTAATAATTCCTTAATCATATATTAATTATGCACAAGTTGCAAACAGAATTGTAAACCAGCAATGCGTAAAGGAAGACCTTGAAATCTTGGGTTGTCACAATCTTGCTGTTAAAAAGttaatataaaattataaatataataCTTGCTGTTAACtgttaatataaatataatactTGCTGTATAAACTATATAAACTGTTGAATTTGTTTAGATTTTAGGGATGTTTAGTAAAAATGCAAGGAAGGATCCCGCTTGGAAGTATTGTGTAGAAATTGACATACCGCCATCGGGTGTAAAAAGGGTTACAAATACATGAAATGTAACTTTTGTAGTAAAGATTTTAAAGGAGGAGTGAAAAGAATGAAGGATTATCTTGCCGGTACACACAAAGATGCCGCTGAAGTGAAAGACGAAATTAAGCAGTACTTGAAGGCttttcaggattctaagtttgCTGCCCAATGCAATTTTAAAGAAAACGTCGAAAGTGGGGCATATTACACCGGTATTAGCGCTAGTGTTAGCAATCGGCATGTGCATGTGGTGAGTGAAGGAGGATCACAACCGACCGAAAAAATGCCACCGGCGAGTGCTAAAGCGCACCGGAATCAAGTTTTTTGGATATCGGGAGATTCTTTTACGAGAATGGTTTTTATGAAAACGATTGATGCATCAAATTGCGTTAAAGATGCTCAAAAATTTTTTGAATTGCTTGATGGGGTTATTGAAGAGATTGGGGAAGATATAGTCGTTCAAGTGGTGACCGACAACGCAAGTAACTACAAAAAGGCCGGAGAGATGTtaatgaagaagaggaagaaattgTATTGGACCCCATGTGCTGCCCATTGCATCAATTTGATGCTTGAAAAAATTGAGGAATTACCACAACACAAAAATGCTTTACTTAAAGCAAAAAAAGTTAGCAATTTCATTTATAATCATCAATGGGTGTTGAGTTTGGCAAGAAAGATTCTTGGAAAAGATCTTCTTCGACCCGCCGCCACAAGATTCGCCACGAATTTTTTGACGATTCAAAGTCTTTATGATTCTAAAGATGCTTTGCAACAAATGTTCGTTTCTAATGATTGGAAGAATTGTGCTTGGGCTACGAAAGACGATGGAAAAAATGTAAAGATAATAATTATGGATGTGAGATCTTTTTGGCCTAGTGTGGTCTATACCCTTCAAACCACAAGCCCACTAGTTGAAGTGTTGAGGATCGTTGATGGTGAGCAAACACCCGCAATGGGATTTCTCTATGGAGCGATGGACGCGTGCAAAGAAAAGATTACAAAGAACTTGAATAATGTCGTCGCTTCTTACAAAGAGATATGGAACATCATCGATGAAAAATGGGACTTTCAAATGCACCGCGATTTGCATGCGGCTGCCTACTATCTAAATCCTAAATTTCGATGGAGTCCCGACGTTTCACAGCATCCAGAGATTAAGAGAGGGTTGTATGATGTCATGGAACGACTCGTGATGGATACCGAAGTGTACATGAAGATTGAAGAACAACTAATTCTTTACAAGGAAAAGAAAGGATAATTTGGTTATAGGGGTTCTTTGGCAACTTATCAAACACGTCCACCGGGTAAAATATTTGCTAGTTATGTTATT is from Helianthus annuus cultivar XRQ/B chromosome 9, HanXRQr2.0-SUNRISE, whole genome shotgun sequence and encodes:
- the LOC110875443 gene encoding uncharacterized protein LOC110875443, with amino-acid sequence MKDYLAGTHKDAAEVKDEIKQYLKAFQDSKFAAQCNFKENVESGAYYTGISASVSNRHVHVVSEGGSQPTEKMPPASAKAHRNQVFWISGDSFTRMVFMKTIDASNCVKDAQKFFELLDGVIEEIGEDIVVQVVTDNASNYKKAGEMLMKKRKKLYWTPCAAHCINLMLEKIEELPQHKNALLKAKKVSNFIYNHQWVLSLARKILGKDLLRPAATRFATNFLTIQSLYDSKDALQQMFVSNDWKNCAWATKDDGKNVKIIIMDVRSFWPSVVYTLQTTSPLVEVLRIVDGEQTPAMGFLYGAMDACKEKITKNLNNVVASYKEIWNIIDEKWDFQMHRDLHAAAYYLNPKFRWSPDVSQHPEIKRGLYDVMERLVMDTEVYMKIEEQLILYKEKKG